The Raphanus sativus cultivar WK10039 unplaced genomic scaffold, ASM80110v3 Scaffold3225, whole genome shotgun sequence nucleotide sequence TCATAAATATAATACTAGAAATACAAATATACTTCCAAAATAAAAGTATCAACTAATCACTAAATCCAATGTCAACTAcaattatatagaaaataaacgTATCaattaaacactaaatcataCACGAAAATATAAACCATAACCCAATGTCAACCACACAATCTTCCATAAACTAAACCTTAGCCACTAATCACTAAATCCTACAtggaaatataaaccctaatccaatgTCAATTAACCCTAATTTTCCAtaaactaaacccaaattttgaaATACCAATAAGATGCATTTCCATTCTACCTGagcatatattataaaaaaatgtgaCAAACGAAATACCACAAtagatatttttcaaattttgaagtGTCTATGACTGCAAAGAAGGAGGCAATGCTTACACCAAATTCAGATTGACGGCATTACAGAAAAGAGGTGAAAGAGACAacattatataaatatcattcCATTCAACATCACAttgtattatgttttatttgatgtCATAATCAATGTTATTCCATTTACGtccaatatattatttttctttacaaaattaCATACACACACTAATGTAAAATACACACACTAATgtaaagcatatatatatactaatacaAAACTCATATCAATAGAACATGAAACAAAAACGAATAAGATTGAACCCTCTTCCGGTTTCCTTCCCTCGCGTAAGACCTTTTGTATTTTCATGTCGGTGAAAGTCAACTATTTCACCACAATTTAGTCCATGCCAAACTTGAAGAACAAAGTAAGAGGGAATCATGGTTATAACAAAGTAATccattgtattttatataaacatgaaCTTTTATATTTCAAACATTACAATGATAAAGAACGGTAGCGCATTCGTTACAGATCATGCAATTCCATCTCAAGTAGAATAGTTTGTCAACTGATTTCATCTCAAATAGAATAGTTTACGCATATAGTCTTTTCTATTCCATTTCAaatagaatatttataaaagatcCCACGCAAACAAGTTCTATAGCATATGCTATTCCATACATCAAACTATATTActatactatttactatgtatcTCTGCTAAAATGCACAATTCAATGTaacaaagaataagaaaaatcggggaaacctaaaccctaaatcaattGACCAAATTCGCCGCAAAAATCAGATCGGACATGCAATGGAAACAAGGTTGTAGATTTATCAATTATAATACACTAATTCCGACAACAGCtcaaatagaaaagaaaaataacaacaTATGAAAAGGTTCGAAGGTAAACACCTGAGAATTTACCGTAGTTCCAGAGATCTAACAACAATCGACGGTTTGAGGTGGAACAAGAACGGTAAAGCAATAGAGATTCACCGAGATGATTAGAACCACCGAGATGATTGGAAGAGAGAACGACGGAGATGCTCACTGAGATGCAGGAGTGTATCGAAAGGTAGAAACCACGGAGGAAGAAAGTGAGAATGGAGATTGTGTGGAATGGGAGAGGACACGATTTACTTGAGGCaataaaagttattattttttatatatttttctagcAGGTGAGCCGGTAAATTGGAGAGGGTATCACAGTAatattatactccctccgtcccactttaagtggtgttttaggattttCATTTTGTCCTATTTTAtgtgatgttctcactaatctaggtagaatttaatatgatttgaattttatgaccaattataaaatactgtacttttttattattggttaaaatagttttatttaatgtatttttatgttaccaagataaactacataaaaatatgtgttttcttaatatatgtgtaataacctaaaacatcaaataaattgGAACAAAGGGAGTATATATAAGATGCCGTGTATACATTTGTTAGGTTAAACGCTATTCTTCCAATTAACATTTTTTCATGGTTATATGCTCCAATTTTccaataataattaattaaaatattttttgctcGTAATGATTAAAAGACAGCGTCCTCACAGTAAATTAAAAATCCCTAtatccattttattttttatgaaaccCTAAGATGTTAGAAAACAGAACGCACGAACTAGCAATCGTTAGTATGCATTCACGCATTATCATCAATGGTTCTAAAATTGCAGAAAAGAAGTGTTTGGAAAAGAGAGTTTATACCTGATTTTCACCGTAATCGGAATCGTTCATGTTACTCCAGGAGGCGTTAGATCGCTACTACCGCCACGACGGAGGAGCACCATGTAGAGGGATGGTGCAGATCTAAATCTCCACCACCGGATCGGTCCTAACCATTGGCGAAGCTACACAGTGGAGTGAGGGTGCACGTGCACactcaattttttaaaaaaatagtgttAACTGTCATGAATTTATAATTGTGCACCCACTAAAATTTGCTTGCATCAAAGccttaatgaaaaaaaaataacttagcCCATTACAGATTACAATTAACTCCAAAGCCCAATTATATTCTCTACAGTTTTTGTTAAACCCTAACTATTCTAAATTATGTCTACgcttaatacaaaatttaatcgctcaagcttcttcttcaaCGTGCAACTGCAAGTGCAAATCATCAAATCAAATTGAGAGAATTTTCTTCTCTTGTATACCATACAAAACTGGTAACTAATTAACTATTCTTTATATTTGTGCAATTATGTTTTGAATTGTTCAATTGTTCCAGCAATGTCAATGTCTATGAttagtaattatttaaatagCATCTGAATTTTTTGTTCCAGTCGTACAAGTCCAAGATCATAGATAGAGGCTTTATTCTTGATTACAGTTGATAGTTTGCAAGTTTTACATagcttataatttttataaataatactttTGCTATACTATACGTTTTGATTTATGTTATGTACTTTTTGGTTTTTTAGCTTAATCAATGGAACGGTACTACAAAAAAGCATCAGTTTCACTGTCTGATAACACTTTACCATCTAATAATACTGATGATTTGCCGTGGGATCCTGCTAAAAGGAAAAATATCAAGGATTATAATGCAAATCAAGTCGATGAGGTAAGACGCAAATACCTTCTTAGAGGTCCGTGTCAACCACTTGGTCATAACTTTGAAAAGAGACTCATAGGTGGTAAAATGAGACGATTTAATTCAGCTTGGTTTGGTCTGTATGGTAATTGGCTAGAGTACAGTGTATCGGAGGAAAAGGCTTATTGTTTGTGTTGCTACTTGTTTAGAGATGATGCGTATCCTGGATTTGTGAGGGGTGGGTTCTCGAATTGGCATAAGCCTGATAGGTTATCTTTCCATGTAGGAGAACTTAACAGTTCTCACAATAATGCTGTCAAGAAGTGTGATGATTTGATGAATCAAGGTCAATCCATAGTACATGCTATGTACAAGAAGACTAATGCGATGAAAAATGAGTATCGTATCAGATTAAATGCTTCTGTTGATGTTTCTAGATACTTATTGCGACAAGGATTAGCTTTTCGAGGTCATAGAGAAGGAGAAGAGTCTTCTAACAAAGGAAACTTTTTAGAACTTCTGAAATACACAGCTGATCACAATGATGttataaaaaaagttgtttTGGAGAATGCTCCAGGAAATAACAAGATGGTTTCTTCAGAGATTCAAAAGGATATTGTAAACGCTTTTGCAGAAGAAGTAGTGAAATCTGTTATTGAAGAAATTGACAACGGAGTGTTTGGTCTATTAGTAGATGAATCTGCTGATGTGTCTGACAAAGAACAGATGGCTGTTGTTTTTCGATTTGTTGATAAGAAAGGAGCAGTCAAAGAAAGGTTTGTTGGAGTTGTCCATGTGAAAGAGActtcttctttatctttgaAGCATGCTATTGATGAGTTGTTTGCTAGGtatggtctgagcttgaaaAAAGTGAGAGGACAAGGTTATGACGGAGCTAGTAATATGAAAGGAGAGTTTAATGGCCTGCGATCATTGATTTCTAAAGAAAACAGCTCTGCATATTATGTTCATTGCTTTGCTCATCAACTTCAGTTGGTTGTAGTGGCTGTTGCGAAAAAGATATTTGAGGTTTCTGATTTCTTTGATATGGTTTCTATGTTATTGAATGTGGTTGGAGCTTCTTGCAAACGAAAAGATAAAGTCCGGGAAAATTATCGAGCCGAGATAAATGCTGGAATTGCTAGTGGTGACATTAACACTGGGAAAGGACGGAATCAAGAAATTTCTTTTCGAAGGCCTGGAACTACAAGGTGGGGTTCTCATTATAAAACGTTGTTGCGTTTGGTTGGGTTGTTTTCTAC carries:
- the LOC108807932 gene encoding uncharacterized protein LOC108807932; this translates as MERYYKKASVSLSDNTLPSNNTDDLPWDPAKRKNIKDYNANQVDEVRRKYLLRGPCQPLGHNFEKRLIGGKMRRFNSAWFGLYGNWLEYSVSEEKAYCLCCYLFRDDAYPGFVRGGFSNWHKPDRLSFHVGELNSSHNNAVKKCDDLMNQGLAFRGHREGEESSNKGNFLELLKYTADHNDVIKVKSVIEEIDNGVFGLLVDESADVSDKEQMAVVFRFVDKKGAVKERFVGVVHVKETSSLSLKHAIDELFARYGLSLKKVRGQGYDGAIGSSCKRKDKVRENYRAEINAGIASGDINTGKGRNQEISFRRPGTTRWGSHYKTLLRLVGLFSTIIKEFNDRFTEVNTELLICMASLNPIGAFRAFDKSKLVKLAKFYPEDFSFMDCLSLEQQLGIFIDNVRHDQRFKNLKSLGDLSLLMVDTQKHIAHPLVYRLLKLVLTLPVATASVERCFSAMKIVKTALRNRMGDDLLSDYLICFIEKELLDDVANEEVLIRFQAMSERRMLL